In Spodoptera frugiperda isolate SF20-4 chromosome 28, AGI-APGP_CSIRO_Sfru_2.0, whole genome shotgun sequence, one genomic interval encodes:
- the LOC118264960 gene encoding cadherin-23: protein MQARVTSHPPRVRLKPAQYKCITGFWLLLTILEVVVANRPPRFLIDGQSEIVVRLKEGPDTPVGSLIYRLRGVDPDGDTLQFGIRDQLGSDILRLEAISSNEANIYLVKELDREIRDEYSFVLTLTDGHLGDGNYITQSFLLLVEDVNDNEPIFRPYPSAITVKEDASPGILTTVEATDLDEGAYGQVLYHLQELDGDVQNFAIQTVNGKGVIRLTNRLDYERKSLYQLRVLAVDRANQGRVNTGTAAILVKVQDVEDQPPEFVVASPVTRISEDAPIGTSVLQVRAIDGDRGVNNRISYSIISGGEEHFDIDSSSGVVYTVNQLDREDPNNSNGAYILEILATEESRTISPMPSATTEVTVIVTDVNDETPRFRNDRYVGEVLENAQQNTPITFLQDAIPEVFDYDQGKNGTFELYLTGDHGVFDVTPFKGINEASFLIRVNDASFLDYEKVTVMNFSLVAKEIVTKDPKMSIVPIVVHIKDENDNFPEFTESLYTVSIPENCGVGTTVAWVQALDQDSDNYGTRGIRYTSLGGSIANLLNLNPISGVITVKQAGGDSFDRELISRHYLTVEARDDLGKGNRNTAQLIINIEDVNDNAPMFLANKYEARLLENEMEFENPLVLEARDLDLNGTKNSHIEYSIVGGEYRDNFTIDPNLGIITPVGGLDFEQIPGDNSNLRPIHLTVRARDFGEPSLSSTVPVTIYVQDVNDHAPLFQQMMYKRSIPEDMPGGTSVLEVKARDADGSSPNNRVVYRIQRGASDKFVIESRTGVVSVANGSTLDPDKTTPKSNRYTLTVVALDGGIGDQQLSAAVLVNITIVDVNNKPPVLIEPGTITVRENTQVGTQIYRAAAYDPDDQPVLRYAIDKAGSVARDEDGVPISLAEYDYLALWDLNAVDGTLKVVRLLDREKLEIVKLVITVEDMAAIDGGPRQTASATLTIVVDDENDNNPVFRKPLYKTSITENSKNGVNIATVIADDADKNKSINYFLEGREELLNLVHMDSKTGEVVVASKIDHELYPWINLTVKGVDSGVPPRYSVVDLFIQVLDENDNNPIFESSAFEYRVLEDVEPGTTIANILARDADSGEFGKITYLLDRMSTQGKFLINADTGALTVSDWLDRETQATYNLVIEAWDNYQFGYLSGESRNAFKQIVVHIEDVNDNPPILHVPSDCTTITEFHNYREPIVSVSATDADDNSAPNGRVQFHLVGGKGHDLFRFEQVGGDANTGRLFARQSLKDRFGNYTLVVEARDLGIPPNIVRGELRLCVTDYNDHAPVFVHPPQNVTIKVPENATIGTTVVEVRAIDADIGPNGAVRYRVRQDAAGAWRAFTVHATSGALRTTQPLDRDKQTTYQLRIEAYDLGLPTPLSSDLDLTIYVQNVDNYRPRFPNKHIHINFTENAPNSGLYLPSVIERDEIDRGDEPLLPVCYYIVDGDEDNVFDLHRSTHRLSNQKPLDREQKSEYSLTILASEDCVTKPKYDEQVDGVSTLKVHVIINDVNDNAPQFVSKIFTGGITTEADFGIEFMHVKAIDLDEGDNAKINYYLIGDVKETLTEGLENLAVSPFLVNVETGAVSLNFDPQKGMKGYFDFKVLANDTGGLQDEAHVFIYLLREDQRVRFVLRSHPSEIRDKIHVFRERLARVTDSVVNVDDLRVHENKDGSVDNTKTDLYLHLVNGEDHSVLEVEQVLKLVDKNIEQLDDLFKEFNVLDTQPAEYQPLTAETLSSNQTVFWLVWTTLFLTVLLVLTVMMCLSQRADYVRRLKAATATAYSSPTPGESDMTIRSSGGRVPNTNKHSTKGSNPIWLHAYENDWYKSEDQLSRSERDSLDENAVDQDLSNEKPYFITTGAFPSIESNETEPQTNQAKYDFYQQLEQMKNAKNMETTEL, encoded by the exons GTGTTATACCACTTACAAGAACTTGACGGAGACGTACAAAACTTTGCTATACAAACTGTTAACGGGAAAGGAGTGATACGTTTGACAAATCGGTTGGATTATGAGCGCAAATCGTTGTACCAACTTCGAGTGTTGGCTGTGGACCGTGCGAATCAAGGGAGGGTAAACACTGGGACCGCTGCAATCCTTGTGAAGGTGCAGGACGTGGAGGACCAGCCTCCAGAGTTCGTTGTTGCCAGTCCTGTGACGAGGATCAGTGAAGATGCTCCTATTGGGACATCAGTCTTGCAAG TACGAGCTATTGATGGAGATCGAGGAGTCAACAACAGGATATCGTACAGCATTATATCAGGTGGAGAGGAACACTTTGACATTGATAGCAGTTCAGGTGTGGTGTACACTGTTAACCAGCTCGATAGGGAGGACCCTAATAACAGCAATGGAGcatatattttggaaatattg GCTACAGAAGAATCGCGCACCATCTCTCCGATGCCCAGTGCTACCACGGAGGTGACAGTCATAGTGACTGATGTAAATGATGAGACACCACGGTTCAGGAATGACAGATATGTTGGTGAAGTACTGGAGAATGCACAGCAGAACACACCTATTACATTCTTACAAGACGCTATTCCCGAAGTCTTTGATTATGATCAG gGCAAAAATGGTACATTTGAACTGTACCTAACAGGAGACCATGGTGTGTTCGATGTGACACCCTTCAAAGGTATCAATGAAGCTTCATTCCTGATCAGAGTCAATGACGCATCATTCCTGGACTATGAAAAAGTCACTGTTATGAATTTCAGTCTAGTCGCCAAAGAAATTGTTACCAAAGATCCTAAAATGAG CATAGTGCCAATAGTGGTCCACATAAAGGACGAGAATGACAACTTTCCAGAATTTACCGAGTCATTGTACACCGTGTCTATACCTGAGAACTGTGGTGTTGGCACCACTGTCGCCTGGGTGCAGGCTCTAGACCAGGACTCAGATAATTATGGCACCAGAGGCATCAGATACACCAGTCTTGGAGGGAGTATTGCTAATCT ACTAAACCTAAACCCAATATCAGGAGTAATAACAGTAAAGCAAGCGGGCGGTGACAGTTTCGACCGCGAACTCATTTCCCGCCATTATCTGACAGTTGAGGCTCGAGACGACTTAGGCAAAGGCAATAGGAATACAGCCCAGTTGATTATTAACATAGAGGATGTGAATGATAACGCGCCAATGTTCCTGGCCAATAAATATGAGGCCAGATTGCTGGAAAATGAAATGGAGTTTGAAAACCCGCTAGTGCTTGAAGCTAGGGATCTGGATTTGAATG GAACAAAGAACAGTCACATAGAATACTCAATAGTTGGAGGAGAGTACAGGGACAACTTCACAATAGACCCGAACTTGGGCATCATCACTCCTGTCGGGGGACTGGACTTCGAACAGATACCCGGCGACAACAGTAACCTACGGCCTATACATCTTACT GTGCGTGCCCGTGACTTCGGCGAGCCGTCCCTATCGTCGACAGTACCGGTCACTATATACGTACAGGACGTGAACGACCACGCCCCGCTGTTCCAGCAGATGATGTACAAGAGATCCATACCTGAAGACATGCCTGGAGGAACCAGTGTGCTTGAG GTAAAAGCTCGTGATGCAGACGGCTCGTCCCCAAACAACCGCGTGGTGTACAGGATACAGCGCGGAGCGAGCGATAAGTTCGTCATTGAGTCCCGAACTGGAGTCGTGTCCGTCGCTAACGGGTCCACTCTGGACCCTGACAAAACTACGCCTAAAAGCAACCGGTATACGCTTACTGTG GTGGCATTAGACGGCGGTATCGGCGACCAGCAACTGAGCGCAGCAGTACTAGTGAACATTACTATAGTAGATGTGAACAACAAACCGCCCGTACTTATAGAGCCAGGCACTATCACTGTTAGAGAGAACACACAG GTCGGCACACAAATATACCGCGCCGCAGCCTACGATCCGGACGACCAGCCAGTACTACGCTACGCCATCGACAAGGCAGGCAGTGTTGCCAGAGATGAGGACGGAGTTCCTATATCTTTGGCAGAGTATGACTATCTTGCGTTATGGGACTTAAATGCTGTGGATGGTACACTGAAAGTGGttag ACTATTAGACCGAGAAAAGCTGGAAATAGTGAAACTAGTGATAACTGTTGAGGACATGGCGGCTATCGACGGTGGACCTCGCCAGACTGCGTCAGCAACCCTCACCATAGTCGTTGATGATGAGAATGATAACAACCCGGTGTTCAGGAAACCGTTGTATAAGACCTCCATTACGGAGAACTCTAAGAACGGAGTCAATATTGCTACCGTTATTGCTGATGATGCTGATAAGAATAagagtataaattattttcttgaag GACGCGAGGAGCTTCTAAACCTCGTTCACATGGACAGCAAAACGGGTGAGGTGGTAGTAGCCAGTAAGATAGACCATGAACTCTATCCGTGGATCAATCTCACTGTGAAAGGGGTAGACAGTGGTGTACCGCCGCGGTACTCCGTCGTCGATCTGTTTATACAG GTACTAGACGAAAACGACAACAATCCAATATTTGAGTCGTCGGCGTTCGAATACAGGGTGCTTGAAGATGTGGAACCGGGGACTACTATAGCCAATATACTGGCACGAGACGCTGACTCCGGCGAGTTTGGGAAGATCACCTATTTACTTGATCGAATGTCTACACAG GGCAAATTCCTAATAAACGCAGACACAGGAGCGCTAACTGTATCGGATTGGTTGGACAGAGAGACGCAAGCGACATACAACCTTGTCATAGAAGCGTGGGACAACTACCAGTTTGGATACCTCAGTGGAGAGAGCCGCAATGCGTTCAAGCAGATTGT AGTCCACATAGAAGATGTGAACGACAACCCTCCGATACTCCACGTGCCCTCGGACTGTACGACTATAACGGAGTTCCACAACTATCGCGAGCCCATCGTGTCTGTGTCGGCCACCGATGCCGACGACAACTCCGCGCCCAACGGACGAGTGCAGTTCCATCTCGTCGGCGGGAAGGGACATG ATCTGTTTCGGTTCGAGCAAGTGGGTGGTGACGCCAACACGGGCCGGTTGTTCGCTCGCCAGTCTTTAAAGGATCGCTTCGGAAACTATACCCTGGTTGTAGAAGCTAGAGACTTGGGTATACCGCCCAATATCGTTAGAGGGGAGCTAAGACTATGTGTGACGGATTATAATGATCACGCACCTGTGTTCGTGCATCCCCCGCAAAATGTCACTATCAAAGTGCCTGAG AACGCGACAATAGGCACTACGGTAGTAGAGGTGCGAGCTATAGACGCGGATATAGGCCCCAACGGCGCCGTACGGTACCGAGTACGGCAGGACGCGGCCGGGGCGTGGCGAGCCTTCACTGTACATGCTACTAGCGGAGCTCTCAGAACTACACAGCCTCTGGATAGAGACAAGCAGACTACTTACCAG CTCAGAATAGAAGCCTACGACCTCGGGCTGCCTACGCCACTTAGCTCGGACTTGGACCTAACTATCTACGTACAGAATGTGGACAACTATCGGCCACGGTTCCCcaacaaacacatacatatcaACTTTACTGAGAACGCGCCCAATTCTGGCCTATACTTGCCCAGCGTTATTGAAAGGGATGAGATTGACCGCGGCGATGAACCCTTGTTACCTGTTTGCTATTATATTGTAGATGGCGATGAAGATAATGTGTTTGATTTACACAGGAGTACGCATAG ACTATCAAACCAAAAGCCTTTAGATCGGGAACAGAAATCGGAATATTCCCTCACAATATTAGCTTCAGAAGACTGTGTGACCAAGCCTAAGTATGATGAACAAGTAGATGGGGTCAGCACGCTGAAGGTCCACGTAATCATCAATGATGTGAACGACAACGCTCCTCAGTTCGTCAGCAAGATATTTACAGGGGGCATCACTACTGAAGCTGACTTTGGGATTGAATTTATGCATGTTAAg GCCATAGATTTAGACGAAGGTGAtaatgctaaaataaattattacttaatcgGAGATGTGAAGGAAACTCTAACGGAAGGTTTAGAGAACTTAGCAGTGTCCCCGTTTCTAGTCAATGTTGAAACAGGCGCGGTTTCTTTGAACTTCGATCCGCAGAAGGGAATGAAAGGATATTTCGATTTCAAG GTTCTAGCGAATGACACAGGGGGTTTACAAGACGAGgcgcatgtatttatttatctacttcGTGAAGACCAACGTGTTCGCTTCGTCCTACGCTCTCACCCGTCAGAAATACGTGACAAGATCCACGTGTTCCGTGAACGATTAGCACGAGTGACCGACTCGGTCGTAAACGTGGACGATTTGAGGGTACACGAAAATAAAGATGGCTCAGTCGACAATACTAAAACCGACTTGTATTTGCACCTCGTAAACGGTGAAGATCATTCCGTTTTAGAAGTCGAACAAGTACTAAAATTAGTTGATAAGAACATTGAGCAGTTGGATGATCTCTTCAAG gAGTTCAATGTCCTGGACACTCAGCCGGCGGAGTATCAGCCTCTAACAGCAGAAACTCTCTCGTCCAACCAGACGGTATTCTGGCTAGTATGGACCACGCTGTTCCTGACTGTACTACTGGTGCTTACCGTCATGATGTGTCTGTCGCAACGAGCTGATTACGTCAGGAGGCTAAAGGCGGCTACTGCTACTGCTTATT CATCACCGACTCCTGGGGAATCAGACATGACCATCCGCAGCTCGGGAGGCCGAGTGCCCAACACAAATAAACACAGTACAAAAGGATCCAACCCTATATGGCTCCATGCTTATGAGAATGATTGGTACAAATCAGAAGATCAACTCAGTCGCTCCGAACGTGACTCTCTCGACGAAAACGCAGTTGATCAAGACTTGTCAAATGAAAAACCTTACTTCATTACTACAGGCGCCTTCCCCTCAATAGAATCTAACGAAACCGAACCCCAAACAAACCAAGCAAAATATGATTTCTACCAACAATTAGAACAAATGAAAAACGCAAAAAATATGGAAACGACTGAATTGTAA
- the LOC118264965 gene encoding ubiquitin-conjugating enzyme E2-17 kDa → MALKRINRELQDLGRDPPAQCSAGPHGEDLFHWQATIMGPVDSPYQGGVFFLTIHFPTDYPFKPPKVAFTTRIYHPNINSNGSICLDILRSQWSPALTISKVLLSICSLLCDPNPDDPLVPEIARIYKTDREKYNELAREWTRKYAM, encoded by the exons atggcGTTAAAACGAATTAATAGG GAATTACAAGATCTGGGCAGAGATCCACCAGCACAATGTTCTGCAGGTCCACACGGTGAAGATC TTTTCCATTGGCAAGCCACAATTATGGGTCCA GTCGACAGTCCTTATCAAGGAGGAGTATTCTTTCTGACCATACATTTCCCAACAGACTACCCATTCAAACCACCAAAAGTTGCATTCACAACACGTATTTACCATCCCAACATAAACAGTAATGGTTCCATTTGTCTTGATATTCTGCGCTCACAGTGGTCTCCAGCACTCACCATATCCAAAG TGTTGCTTTCAATCTGCTCACTCCTATGCGATCCAAACCCAGATGACCCGTTGGTGCCAGAAATTGCTAGGATCTACAAAACGGACAGAGAAAAGTACAATGAACTAGCCCGTGAGTGGACGAGGAAATATGCCATGTGA